Proteins encoded in a region of the Isosphaeraceae bacterium EP7 genome:
- a CDS encoding sigma-70 family RNA polymerase sigma factor — MAGLGDGELLDRYERRSQALDAESNAAFAALVARHGPLVRRLCRRLLDDPNDAEDAFQATFLVLARRPQAIRDPSRLPSWLYGTACRVASKQRLQAARRRKHETAAARDEAFDGPLPDPICESARVLVEEVGRLPGRIRAALLLCELDGLNQDEAARRLGCSDRTLRRRLVRAKAILKSRLIRRGMMPSVLTLGKALNLEATAHAGPTSWAGLSAGSVSATTTALAETILRGMLWSRLAALILVGGLTTTLGIGAIAASGAFGQRQVNGSVGQNADEKAPDAGNSSLSATEQFQALMKRFDDATASRQKAVDATPEKADEIYRNVGPFLGEYGPALVDLAKRHPGDTAAIDSLIWVVEKSLWGGERDAEPFDSSVTQAMQILVRDYPSEPRLGPLALGMVNIVSPRRDSFLSDLSGRSPNRTVKGQATLARAQYLQMQAYFAQGLQRGDETIPFFNLHEKFQIDGDTLRPLTIPTGATRSSGEMVDLRKVNSPESVKSVRLLNPGKLGGEAAVLFDRVLSDFADVPYLRFDAKYTRETLGDVVRILNMPGLDPVASLRITEDSETYNVGFQKALELLNADGVGEEERWKTYLAATPRWADYGPRMWRIAEDAPRTSAAFNALIWILGHQFLDANPGRAVLLGKVVDRLIRDHLEDIGNHLESRDVARAFNSSMPTPAPHVDRLYRALAERGKTREIRGRMSLLLGSFYKAEADLVELEAESKFIEWFQEPARYDPAYLAGLVKTGRQALARRAEDVLLRVKADYGDLLTIGRFVRSQTFAEAVSRDIDELRAPAIGQQAHEIRGEDFSGKEMTLSEYRGNVVLLDLEDFSLEGKPPQFARDRETLRSIVERFRDRPFVVLGAYSVSNEEIKVAEDKGWMTWRAWMDGESVEPGPITRQWHIYGYPNFVMIDHEGVVRHKALNNPFDAEFDPELERMVKAAEEAAKAKK; from the coding sequence GTGGCCGGCCTGGGCGACGGCGAGTTGCTTGACCGATACGAGCGTCGAAGCCAGGCCCTCGACGCCGAGTCCAATGCCGCCTTCGCCGCCTTGGTCGCCCGCCACGGTCCGCTCGTCCGCCGACTCTGTCGACGCCTGCTGGACGACCCCAACGACGCAGAAGACGCCTTCCAGGCCACCTTCCTCGTCCTTGCCCGCCGCCCCCAGGCCATCCGCGATCCTTCTCGCCTGCCGAGCTGGCTCTACGGCACCGCCTGCCGCGTCGCCAGCAAGCAACGACTGCAAGCCGCCCGCCGCCGCAAGCACGAGACCGCCGCGGCGCGTGACGAGGCGTTCGACGGCCCGCTCCCCGACCCGATATGCGAAAGTGCCCGCGTCCTGGTCGAGGAAGTTGGCCGGCTTCCGGGAAGAATTCGCGCGGCGCTGCTCCTTTGCGAGCTGGATGGTCTGAACCAGGACGAGGCGGCCCGTCGCCTGGGCTGCTCCGACCGGACCCTCCGGCGTCGACTGGTGCGGGCCAAGGCGATCCTGAAAAGCCGCTTGATCCGACGCGGGATGATGCCCTCGGTTCTCACGCTGGGAAAAGCCTTGAACCTCGAGGCCACCGCACACGCCGGACCGACATCATGGGCCGGGCTTAGCGCCGGTTCTGTCTCGGCGACGACGACGGCTTTGGCGGAGACGATCCTCCGCGGCATGCTCTGGTCCAGGCTCGCGGCCCTCATACTCGTCGGTGGATTGACGACGACCCTGGGGATCGGTGCCATCGCCGCGAGTGGAGCATTCGGGCAACGGCAAGTGAACGGCTCCGTCGGTCAGAACGCGGATGAAAAGGCTCCAGACGCCGGGAATTCATCGCTTTCCGCGACGGAGCAATTTCAAGCGTTGATGAAGCGGTTTGACGACGCGACTGCATCCCGGCAAAAAGCCGTCGACGCGACTCCCGAGAAGGCCGACGAGATCTACCGTAATGTTGGTCCGTTTCTCGGTGAATATGGACCTGCTCTCGTGGATCTGGCGAAGCGTCATCCGGGCGATACCGCGGCAATCGACTCGTTGATCTGGGTGGTTGAGAAGAGCCTGTGGGGAGGCGAACGCGACGCGGAGCCCTTCGACTCTTCGGTCACCCAGGCGATGCAGATCTTGGTCCGAGATTATCCCTCCGAGCCACGCCTCGGGCCGCTCGCGTTGGGGATGGTCAACATCGTTTCACCCAGGCGAGATTCGTTCCTCAGCGACCTTTCCGGGCGCAGCCCGAATCGGACGGTCAAAGGACAGGCGACTCTGGCGCGGGCTCAATATCTGCAAATGCAGGCTTATTTTGCCCAGGGGCTTCAGCGGGGCGACGAGACCATCCCCTTCTTCAACTTGCATGAGAAATTCCAGATCGACGGCGATACCCTACGCCCTCTCACCATCCCCACCGGCGCGACGAGGAGTTCCGGTGAAATGGTTGATTTGAGGAAAGTGAACTCTCCAGAGTCGGTCAAGTCCGTGAGGCTCTTGAACCCTGGAAAACTCGGAGGCGAAGCCGCTGTCCTCTTCGACCGGGTGTTGTCGGATTTCGCCGATGTTCCTTACCTTCGCTTTGATGCGAAGTACACGAGGGAGACGCTCGGCGACGTCGTTCGAATCCTGAACATGCCGGGCCTCGATCCCGTTGCGTCCTTGCGAATCACGGAGGATTCGGAAACCTACAACGTCGGGTTCCAGAAAGCCCTGGAATTGTTGAATGCAGATGGCGTAGGTGAAGAAGAACGTTGGAAGACTTATCTCGCTGCAACTCCTCGATGGGCCGATTATGGGCCAAGGATGTGGCGAATTGCCGAGGACGCGCCCCGCACTTCAGCCGCATTTAATGCCTTGATCTGGATTCTCGGTCACCAATTCTTGGATGCCAATCCGGGGCGAGCCGTGTTGCTGGGTAAGGTGGTCGACCGTTTGATTCGAGACCATCTCGAGGATATTGGCAACCATCTGGAATCTCGAGACGTGGCCAGGGCCTTCAATAGCAGCATGCCGACGCCGGCTCCTCACGTCGACCGTCTTTACAGAGCCTTGGCCGAGCGTGGAAAAACGCGCGAGATTCGCGGGCGGATGAGCCTTCTGCTGGGCAGCTTCTACAAAGCCGAGGCCGATCTCGTCGAACTCGAGGCGGAATCGAAGTTCATTGAATGGTTTCAGGAGCCGGCACGATATGACCCGGCGTATCTCGCTGGGCTGGTAAAAACAGGGAGGCAGGCCCTGGCCAGGCGAGCCGAAGACGTATTGCTGAGAGTGAAAGCAGACTATGGCGATTTGCTCACCATCGGGAGGTTTGTTCGGAGCCAGACATTCGCCGAAGCAGTCAGCCGGGACATCGACGAATTACGCGCACCGGCGATTGGCCAGCAGGCCCACGAGATTCGGGGAGAAGATTTTTCCGGCAAGGAGATGACCCTTTCGGAGTACCGAGGCAATGTCGTCCTCCTTGACCTGGAAGATTTTTCGCTGGAGGGGAAGCCGCCTCAATTTGCTCGCGATCGAGAAACTCTTCGGTCGATCGTCGAGCGATTTCGTGACCGACCGTTCGTCGTCTTAGGTGCATACTCGGTCTCGAACGAAGAGATCAAGGTGGCTGAGGACAAAGGCTGGATGACCTGGCGAGCTTGGATGGACGGCGAAAGCGTCGAACCGGGACCAATCACCAGGCAGTGGCATATCTACGGATACCCGAACTTCGTCATGATCGACCATGAGGGAGTCGTCCGTCACAAGGCACTTAACAACCCGTTTGACGCCGAGTTCGATCCCGAACTTGAACGGATGGTCAAGGCGGCGGAAGAGGCGGCGAAGGCGAAGAAATAA
- a CDS encoding alpha-amylase family glycosyl hydrolase — translation MTCAQALTMLLPIAAAPVVAVDLDRSRPWEDEVVYVVILEKFFNANPANDVMAGTYGKERSRYEGGLWGGDIEGIRSKLDDFVDLGVTSLLIYPVMQNDRRPMGKFLTTGYRPTDYFRVDENFGDMHDLKRLVADAHSRGIKVILDMPLALPGFEHPYMNDPAHAAWFGKPTEYGIRHWDADNPEVADYLVEVAKFWRDESGCDGFRMDSAPLLSTEFWTRFVRDLKAGPDGRPTDFVILAELAIDPPKIGRIVRECGFDGAYDFSFDATQKVIGKSEKFGLLAKVLAAGEKHYPHPRRMMAQVDNYEVTEFLSVAKEPKQARLDVALTLLMTMDRVPFLYAGNEVGLVPKSAGDAFPADRRDRPAYKHLKRLIAMRKAEPILRRGDWSQVLSEKPIYAFLRTLTAGKILVVLNTSDKPAPLKTDLGKTPWKEIAFDDILQAHRSTKSAGDNTPLDLGPFEARVFKVR, via the coding sequence ATGACCTGCGCCCAAGCCCTCACAATGTTGCTCCCCATCGCGGCCGCCCCTGTGGTCGCGGTCGACCTCGACCGCTCGCGCCCGTGGGAGGACGAGGTCGTCTACGTGGTCATCCTGGAGAAGTTCTTCAACGCCAACCCCGCCAACGACGTGATGGCGGGCACCTATGGCAAGGAGCGATCCAGGTACGAGGGGGGCCTCTGGGGGGGCGACATCGAGGGGATCCGCAGCAAGCTCGACGACTTCGTCGACCTGGGCGTCACCTCGCTGCTCATCTACCCGGTCATGCAGAACGACCGCCGGCCGATGGGCAAGTTCCTGACCACGGGCTATAGGCCCACCGATTACTTCCGCGTCGACGAGAACTTCGGCGACATGCACGACCTGAAGCGGCTGGTGGCCGACGCCCACAGCCGCGGCATCAAGGTCATCCTCGACATGCCGCTGGCCCTCCCCGGATTCGAACATCCCTACATGAACGATCCGGCGCATGCCGCCTGGTTCGGCAAGCCCACCGAGTACGGGATTCGCCACTGGGACGCCGACAACCCCGAGGTGGCCGACTACCTCGTCGAGGTGGCAAAATTTTGGCGCGACGAGTCGGGCTGCGACGGCTTCCGGATGGACAGCGCCCCGCTACTCTCGACCGAATTCTGGACCCGCTTCGTCCGCGACCTGAAGGCCGGCCCCGACGGCCGGCCCACCGACTTCGTCATCCTCGCCGAGCTGGCCATCGACCCGCCGAAGATCGGCCGCATCGTCCGCGAGTGCGGCTTCGACGGCGCCTACGACTTCAGCTTCGACGCCACACAGAAGGTGATCGGAAAGTCCGAAAAATTCGGCCTGCTCGCCAAGGTCCTCGCCGCGGGTGAGAAGCACTACCCTCATCCTCGACGAATGATGGCGCAAGTCGACAACTACGAGGTCACCGAATTCCTCTCCGTCGCCAAGGAACCCAAGCAGGCCCGCCTCGACGTCGCCCTGACCCTGCTGATGACGATGGACCGGGTCCCATTCCTCTACGCCGGCAATGAGGTGGGCCTCGTCCCCAAATCCGCCGGAGACGCCTTCCCCGCCGACCGCCGCGACCGCCCAGCCTACAAGCACCTGAAACGCCTTATCGCCATGCGCAAGGCCGAGCCGATCCTCCGCCGTGGAGACTGGTCGCAGGTCCTCTCCGAAAAACCCATCTACGCCTTCCTCCGCACCCTCACCGCCGGCAAGATCCTCGTCGTCCTCAACACCTCCGACAAGCCGGCTCCCCTGAAAACCGACCTCGGTAAGACCCCCTGGAAGGAGATCGCCTTCGACGACATCCTCCAGGCCCATCGATCAACCAAATCCGCCGGCGACAACACCCCGCTCGACCTCGGCCCCTTCGAAGCCCGAGTCTTCAAGGTCCGCTGA
- a CDS encoding pitrilysin family protein — MARRSDALPSPAWAGDLPVHERLLSNGMKALVLPRRHAPAVMCDLYYPAGSVNEPAGLSGLAHFVEHMLFKGTERFPKGQIDRLAFVASGQSNAETAEDFTHYWFAFPSDRWELALAVEADRMRGAAFDPAEVESERGVIVEERARDQDSPMGRLDELHLALSYLRHPYRNPILGWPDDLARATVADLRAFYAAHYRPDGATLVVVGDVDPARALDRIELHFGHLAAGVTNRNPPPMSEPRQAGRRDFTLTEGESVARGLLGWHSVPLGHPDGPALDVLSDLMTCGRRSRLWDGLVETGKLATWVDAGHEPSRWAGQFLMQVEAAPGVEPRRVEAAIAGVVASLTEQGPTVEEMARSRVRLEAAWRWEQEDLAGLASGLGQRSLWTDWRGWQAEHRAAIAVTADDVVRVASTYLNEASLTVGWALPRPEGSVTVLLPSELAIPRPSRPVVLQTPEKPLDLTIPDGTARLVDYKPDRRVLANGLTILTERRPGTGVVCLDLYIDSGLLRESKPGLAHLTGRLLEEGTTLRDEAELAAAIEDIGGTLDVGATGASLRVRSEDLELAMTLLAEVIRTPAFPAEALAWAKERTVGELQGDRDDPSFRADLLFRGLIYGDHPYARDPRGNTREIGRLTLDDVRGHHAALFGADRATLIAAGDFDRRRLQSLLKTHFGSWNPIGGHLPVPARPPGMGRGKVRRVDHPGEQVHILMGHLGVPRNHPDYDALEILDHILGSGPGFTDRLSRIVRDELGLAYSVGGGMTDSADVEPGLFRIYAGTSPDDVDRAVAVITEQIRALHAGEFSDDEVDRARRYLAGSWVFDFQTVEHRAERLLELERWGLPLEDPIHRPGRLASITPKQVRHAAKVHLHPNSLVRVEYGPIRRKGQRARAECA, encoded by the coding sequence ATGGCCCGACGATCCGACGCCCTCCCGTCGCCCGCATGGGCCGGCGACCTGCCGGTCCACGAGCGCCTTCTGTCCAACGGGATGAAGGCGCTGGTGCTCCCGCGCAGGCATGCCCCCGCAGTGATGTGCGACCTCTACTATCCGGCCGGCTCGGTGAACGAGCCGGCGGGCCTGAGCGGGCTGGCGCATTTCGTCGAGCACATGCTCTTCAAGGGGACTGAGCGGTTCCCCAAGGGGCAGATCGACCGGCTCGCGTTCGTGGCGTCGGGGCAATCCAACGCCGAGACGGCCGAGGATTTCACGCACTACTGGTTCGCCTTCCCGTCGGATCGCTGGGAACTGGCCCTCGCCGTCGAGGCCGACCGGATGCGCGGCGCGGCGTTCGACCCCGCGGAGGTCGAGAGTGAGCGCGGCGTGATCGTCGAGGAGCGGGCGCGTGACCAGGACTCGCCCATGGGGCGACTGGATGAGCTACACCTGGCGCTCAGCTACCTGCGTCACCCCTACCGCAACCCGATCCTGGGCTGGCCCGACGACCTGGCCCGCGCCACCGTGGCCGACCTCAGGGCGTTCTACGCAGCCCATTACCGGCCCGATGGCGCCACCCTAGTGGTGGTCGGCGACGTCGATCCAGCGCGGGCACTCGACCGCATTGAGCTCCATTTCGGCCACCTTGCCGCAGGTGTCACGAACCGCAACCCGCCGCCGATGAGCGAGCCGCGCCAGGCGGGGCGACGCGACTTCACGCTGACGGAAGGGGAGTCGGTCGCCCGTGGCCTGCTGGGATGGCACAGCGTGCCGCTCGGCCACCCCGACGGCCCGGCGCTCGACGTGCTGTCGGACCTCATGACCTGCGGCCGGCGGTCGAGGCTCTGGGACGGCCTGGTCGAGACGGGCAAGCTGGCCACCTGGGTTGATGCCGGGCACGAGCCCTCGCGCTGGGCAGGCCAGTTCCTCATGCAGGTCGAGGCCGCGCCGGGTGTCGAGCCCAGGCGTGTCGAGGCCGCGATCGCCGGCGTCGTCGCGTCATTGACCGAGCAAGGCCCGACGGTCGAGGAGATGGCGCGGTCACGGGTTCGTCTGGAAGCGGCCTGGCGCTGGGAGCAGGAAGACCTGGCCGGCCTGGCATCGGGCCTGGGCCAGCGCAGCCTCTGGACCGACTGGCGGGGCTGGCAGGCCGAACATCGAGCGGCCATCGCCGTGACGGCGGACGACGTCGTGAGGGTGGCTTCCACTTACCTGAACGAGGCCAGCCTGACCGTCGGCTGGGCCCTTCCGCGCCCCGAGGGGAGCGTGACCGTCCTGCTTCCGAGCGAACTGGCCATCCCCAGACCGTCCCGGCCCGTCGTCTTGCAGACGCCCGAGAAGCCGCTCGACCTGACGATTCCCGATGGGACGGCCCGGCTCGTCGACTACAAGCCCGACCGTCGCGTGCTGGCCAACGGCCTGACCATCCTGACGGAGCGCAGGCCCGGGACGGGGGTCGTCTGCCTGGACCTCTATATCGACTCCGGCCTGTTGCGCGAGTCCAAGCCCGGGCTGGCCCACCTGACCGGCCGGCTGCTCGAAGAGGGGACCACGCTGCGAGACGAGGCCGAGCTGGCCGCGGCGATCGAGGATATTGGCGGGACACTGGACGTCGGGGCGACGGGAGCCTCGCTGAGGGTCCGGTCCGAGGACCTTGAGCTGGCCATGACGCTGCTGGCCGAGGTGATCCGCACCCCCGCCTTCCCCGCAGAGGCCCTGGCCTGGGCCAAGGAACGGACCGTCGGCGAGCTGCAAGGTGACCGCGACGACCCCTCCTTCCGCGCCGACCTGCTCTTCAGGGGCCTGATCTACGGCGACCACCCCTACGCACGCGACCCCCGCGGCAACACACGCGAGATCGGCCGCCTGACGCTCGACGACGTCCGGGGCCACCACGCAGCCCTGTTCGGGGCCGACCGGGCGACGCTCATCGCCGCCGGAGACTTCGACCGCCGCCGGCTGCAATCGCTCCTGAAGACCCACTTCGGGAGCTGGAATCCCATCGGAGGTCACCTCCCAGTGCCCGCGAGGCCGCCCGGCATGGGCCGGGGTAAGGTCCGGCGCGTGGATCATCCGGGCGAGCAGGTCCATATCCTGATGGGCCATCTGGGCGTGCCGCGGAACCACCCCGATTACGATGCCCTGGAGATCCTCGACCATATCCTGGGCAGCGGGCCGGGATTCACCGACCGCCTGAGCCGGATCGTGCGCGACGAGCTTGGCCTGGCCTATTCGGTGGGCGGCGGCATGACCGACTCGGCCGACGTCGAGCCCGGCCTCTTCCGCATCTACGCTGGGACCAGCCCCGACGACGTTGACCGGGCCGTCGCCGTGATCACCGAGCAGATCCGCGCCCTGCACGCTGGCGAGTTCAGCGACGACGAGGTCGATCGCGCCCGCCGCTACCTGGCCGGCTCATGGGTCTTCGACTTCCAGACCGTCGAGCATCGCGCCGAGCGTCTGCTGGAACTCGAACGCTGGGGCCTGCCGCTTGAGGACCCCATCCATCGACCGGGCCGGCTGGCGTCGATCACTCCCAAGCAGGTGAGGCACGCGGCCAAGGTACATCTGCACCCCAATTCGCTGGTGCGTGTCGAGTACGGCCCGATCCGACGCAAGGGCCAGCGTGCCCGAGCCGAATGCGCCTGA
- a CDS encoding YbaB/EbfC family nucleoid-associated protein, whose translation MFNSLGNLAELMKNAGKIKESLGQANETLGRVEVEATADAPSGSVTVRANGRLEIISVTIAPGLLAAVDARTLGALIAEATNQALVLSKNEAAKALTGGISIPGFPGLGSGGA comes from the coding sequence ATGTTCAACTCGCTGGGCAATCTCGCGGAATTGATGAAGAACGCCGGCAAGATCAAGGAATCGCTGGGCCAGGCCAACGAGACCCTCGGCCGCGTCGAGGTCGAGGCGACCGCCGACGCCCCTTCAGGATCCGTCACCGTCCGGGCCAACGGCCGCCTCGAAATCATTTCCGTCACGATCGCCCCCGGACTGCTCGCCGCGGTCGACGCTCGCACCCTCGGAGCCCTGATCGCCGAGGCGACCAACCAGGCGCTGGTGCTGTCGAAAAATGAAGCGGCCAAGGCGCTGACCGGCGGAATTTCGATCCCGGGCTTTCCTGGCCTCGGTAGCGGGGGGGCCTGA
- the recR gene encoding recombination mediator RecR, which yields MPGPSSGSADAIENLIQALGRLPGIGAKSAERLAHHLLKCPPEEALALAEAIREVKDRIRHCEVCFHLTEAENPLCIICRDPRRDHGVVCVVEQPRDLMALERSSTYQGVFHVLLGKLAPLQGIGPEQLTVDALVRRVQSGEVREVIMATNPTLEGDGTALLVANRLAGTDVPITRLARGLPTGGALEFANKEMLADALSGRQKF from the coding sequence ATGCCCGGGCCAAGCTCCGGTTCCGCCGACGCGATCGAGAACCTCATCCAAGCCCTGGGAAGGCTTCCCGGCATCGGCGCCAAGTCGGCCGAGCGCCTGGCCCACCACCTCCTGAAATGCCCCCCGGAAGAGGCCCTCGCGCTGGCCGAGGCCATCCGGGAGGTGAAGGACCGGATCCGCCACTGCGAGGTCTGCTTCCACCTCACCGAGGCCGAGAATCCCCTCTGCATCATCTGCCGGGACCCCCGACGAGATCACGGAGTTGTCTGCGTGGTCGAGCAGCCGCGCGACCTCATGGCCCTCGAACGTTCGAGCACCTATCAGGGCGTCTTCCACGTCTTGCTCGGGAAGCTGGCGCCCCTCCAGGGAATTGGCCCCGAGCAACTGACCGTCGACGCCCTGGTCAGACGTGTGCAGTCGGGCGAGGTCCGCGAGGTCATCATGGCCACGAACCCCACCCTCGAAGGGGACGGCACGGCATTGCTCGTCGCCAATCGGCTCGCGGGAACGGATGTGCCGATCACCCGCCTGGCCCGCGGGCTGCCCACCGGCGGAGCGCTCGAATTCGCCAACAAAGAGATGCTCGCCGATGCCCTCAGCGGCCGGCAAAAGTTCTGA
- the dnaX gene encoding DNA polymerase III subunit gamma/tau: MARLEPTNPTGPPGEPGVPGSYTVVARRYRPARFEDVVGQDHVVQALRNAIRMNRVTHAYLFSGTRGVGKTSLARIFAKCLNCVNGPTSEPCLTCDICRSIASGQDVDVIEIDGASNNGVEAVRELRQNAGLRPSRARFKIYYIDEVHMLSTGAFNALLKTLEEPPSHVKFFFATTEANKIPVTVLSRCQRYDLAGIAPDQIMATLAEIAGREGIKAEPEALSVLARRASGSMRDAQSLLEQLLSAGQQELTVEVVHQLLGTASDERTLDLLDALSRRDPAQALMQLESAVNSGVQPADLLNGALEFLRDVMVIGAGAGVALLAATPRQHGQLREIADRWGLDSSLAAMQILAEARTRLRGSPHGRLLVELALARVARLEDLSELGDLVTRLAAMEQGGPPPAARMTLAPPEKKKLPDAVALAAPTPPPGLTTPEPPPRPVASAAPEPVAPPEPSNEPVTLDEVLAAWPKLLEKVGLRLGVYLVHLKPTSVESGVAVIGFRPPQRQAAEAIEAVAARNQVEEALASLIGRPLRLQFDQLPEAPPAPRVDGRADGEPDRPKDAWRDDPLVRQVQDLFEAKAVRVEVDSDDSL; the protein is encoded by the coding sequence GTGGCACGACTGGAACCGACGAACCCGACGGGACCGCCGGGCGAGCCAGGAGTCCCGGGCTCCTACACCGTCGTCGCCAGACGCTATCGGCCCGCGAGGTTCGAGGACGTCGTCGGCCAGGATCACGTCGTCCAGGCCTTGCGCAACGCCATCCGGATGAACCGGGTCACGCACGCCTATCTCTTCAGCGGCACCCGGGGCGTCGGCAAGACCTCGCTGGCGCGCATCTTCGCCAAGTGCCTCAACTGCGTGAACGGGCCCACCTCGGAGCCCTGCCTGACCTGCGACATCTGCCGCTCGATCGCCTCGGGCCAGGATGTCGACGTCATCGAGATCGACGGTGCCAGCAACAATGGCGTCGAGGCCGTCCGCGAGCTGAGGCAGAATGCCGGCCTGAGGCCAAGCCGCGCCCGTTTCAAGATCTACTACATCGACGAAGTCCACATGCTTTCCACGGGGGCCTTCAACGCCCTGCTCAAGACCCTGGAAGAGCCGCCCTCGCACGTCAAATTCTTCTTCGCCACCACCGAGGCGAACAAGATCCCGGTGACCGTGCTCTCGCGCTGTCAGCGGTACGACCTGGCCGGCATCGCCCCCGACCAGATCATGGCCACCCTCGCCGAGATCGCCGGCCGCGAGGGGATCAAGGCCGAGCCCGAGGCCCTCTCCGTGCTCGCCCGTCGCGCCTCAGGGTCGATGCGCGACGCCCAGTCGCTGCTGGAGCAGCTCCTCTCCGCAGGCCAGCAGGAACTCACCGTCGAGGTCGTCCACCAGCTCCTTGGGACCGCAAGCGACGAGCGCACGCTCGACCTGCTCGACGCCCTCTCGCGACGCGACCCGGCTCAGGCCCTGATGCAGCTCGAGTCGGCCGTCAACTCCGGGGTCCAGCCGGCCGACCTGCTCAACGGGGCGCTCGAGTTCCTCCGCGACGTCATGGTGATCGGTGCCGGGGCCGGCGTCGCCTTGCTGGCCGCCACGCCTCGCCAGCATGGCCAGCTCCGCGAGATCGCCGACCGCTGGGGCCTCGACTCCTCGCTTGCGGCGATGCAGATCCTCGCCGAGGCGCGAACCCGCCTGCGAGGCAGCCCGCACGGCCGACTCCTCGTCGAATTGGCCCTGGCGCGGGTCGCCCGTCTGGAAGACCTCTCCGAGCTGGGCGACCTCGTCACCAGGCTCGCCGCGATGGAGCAGGGGGGCCCTCCGCCGGCCGCCCGAATGACCCTGGCGCCCCCCGAAAAAAAAAAGCTCCCTGACGCCGTAGCCCTCGCCGCTCCGACGCCCCCCCCGGGCCTGACGACTCCCGAGCCGCCCCCTCGGCCCGTCGCCTCGGCCGCACCCGAGCCCGTCGCGCCCCCGGAACCGTCGAACGAGCCGGTCACGCTCGACGAGGTGCTCGCCGCCTGGCCCAAGCTCCTCGAAAAAGTCGGCCTCCGACTCGGAGTCTACCTGGTTCATTTGAAGCCGACTTCCGTCGAATCGGGAGTTGCCGTCATCGGGTTCCGGCCCCCCCAGCGGCAGGCCGCCGAGGCGATCGAGGCTGTCGCCGCGCGGAATCAGGTCGAGGAGGCGCTCGCCTCGTTGATAGGTCGCCCGCTACGTCTACAATTCGACCAACTCCCCGAGGCACCCCCCGCGCCACGGGTTGACGGCCGTGCCGACGGCGAGCCCGATCGCCCGAAGGACGCCTGGCGCGACGACCCGCTCGTGCGCCAGGTCCAGGATCTCTTCGAGGCCAAGGCCGTCCGCGTCGAGGTCGATTCCGACGACTCGCTCTGA
- a CDS encoding glycosyltransferase family 25 protein, whose translation MDIIDYFDHTYIVSLLSRTDRRRDVTLELKKHGMPLQPGKVEFFDACRPDSPAGFENIGYRGCFMSHLEILRKARDGGFSRVLILEDDVKLTPQFDEYRDEVVRQLTSTDWDIVYLGHPASLPAGPGLQFVRHDKPLLLTHCYAVNGKALDRLVVFLEALLTRPPGDPEGGPMSYDGALSTFRRRNPDVVTLLANPNLATQRPSRTDIHDNRWFDRVPGVQQMATLARRLLDARKS comes from the coding sequence ATGGACATCATCGATTATTTCGATCACACCTATATCGTCAGCCTCCTCAGCCGCACCGATCGTCGTCGCGACGTGACGCTGGAGCTGAAGAAGCACGGGATGCCGCTGCAGCCGGGGAAGGTCGAGTTCTTCGACGCATGCCGGCCCGACTCTCCCGCCGGGTTCGAGAATATCGGATATCGCGGCTGCTTCATGAGCCACCTTGAGATCTTGAGGAAGGCCCGGGACGGCGGGTTCTCCCGGGTCCTGATCCTCGAAGACGACGTCAAGCTGACCCCTCAGTTCGATGAATACCGCGACGAGGTCGTCCGCCAGCTGACCTCGACCGACTGGGACATCGTCTACCTTGGCCACCCGGCGTCGCTGCCGGCCGGTCCCGGCCTACAATTCGTCCGGCACGACAAGCCGCTGCTCCTGACGCATTGCTACGCGGTGAACGGCAAGGCCCTCGATCGGCTGGTCGTGTTCCTCGAGGCCTTGCTGACCCGGCCGCCCGGCGACCCCGAGGGGGGGCCGATGTCGTATGACGGGGCGCTCTCGACGTTCCGGAGGCGGAACCCCGATGTGGTCACCCTGCTGGCCAACCCCAACCTGGCAACCCAGCGCCCCTCGAGGACCGACATCCACGACAATCGCTGGTTCGACCGGGTGCCGGGCGTCCAGCAGATGGCAACCCTCGCCCGCCGGCTGCTCGACGCCCGCAAGTCGTAA